The following proteins are co-located in the Paenibacillus sp. FSL H8-0079 genome:
- a CDS encoding CarD family transcriptional regulator, which yields MIDIKVGELLFYPLHGVGILEEEVTLWVENQQRHYYKLYFSELKMNILVPQESAEQLGVRPLSSLSILETSHIHFFNKFSKLPVLVSDRRKLLDSKLKSGEIFNLTEVIRDLVCASKYELKLTSHDKYSLKRACDLCINELMYVAKLPLEKAKSNVKKSIDLRLNGKKSDFTSLVREISLQNLKNSRKQTRLEYVESITGRSMN from the coding sequence ATGATTGATATCAAGGTTGGAGAATTACTTTTCTATCCATTGCATGGTGTTGGGATTTTAGAAGAAGAAGTTACACTCTGGGTCGAGAATCAACAAAGGCACTATTATAAACTCTATTTTAGCGAGCTCAAGATGAACATTTTAGTTCCTCAGGAATCAGCGGAACAACTTGGAGTCCGCCCTCTCTCTAGCTTATCCATTTTAGAAACATCTCATATTCATTTTTTCAATAAATTTAGCAAATTACCTGTTCTTGTTTCAGATAGAAGGAAACTTTTAGATTCTAAGTTGAAGTCAGGAGAAATTTTCAACTTAACGGAGGTAATTCGCGATTTAGTGTGCGCATCAAAGTATGAACTCAAACTTACTTCACATGACAAATATTCACTAAAAAGAGCTTGTGATCTGTGCATAAATGAACTTATGTATGTTGCAAAATTACCCCTCGAGAAAGCAAAAAGTAATGTGAAAAAAAGTATAGACCTACGACTGAATGGTAAAAAGAGCGATTTCACCTCTCTCGTTCGTGAAATAAGTCTTCAAAATTTAAAGAATTCTAGAAAACAGACTAGATTAGAATATGTGGAGAGTATAACAGGAAGGAGCATGAACTGA
- the nth gene encoding endonuclease III, whose amino-acid sequence MDQQRITQIYERLRSTQPTFVETDNEWIAKGLSSTPFKALVSVAISTMTTEKRTIEACTALYDKISTPQQLLQLEDEELSSLIKPAAHYNRKTKNLKKMCHQLIERHNGEVPTTRDKLIALTGVGRKCTDIMMHFTFGEPTIAVDTHVHRVANRLGIVKTTLREDTADTINKVTPLKFKYHAHEWFIGQGMNICKARKPNCPKCALTDFCDYYQREVQLQ is encoded by the coding sequence ATGGATCAGCAAAGAATAACTCAAATATATGAACGATTGCGCAGTACACAACCAACTTTTGTTGAAACCGATAATGAATGGATTGCCAAAGGCTTGTCCAGTACTCCTTTTAAAGCATTAGTATCCGTAGCAATTTCTACTATGACTACTGAAAAAAGAACTATTGAAGCTTGTACAGCTCTTTATGACAAGATCTCTACCCCCCAACAATTACTTCAACTTGAGGATGAAGAATTATCTTCCTTAATCAAACCCGCAGCCCATTACAATAGAAAAACAAAAAACTTGAAAAAGATGTGTCACCAGTTAATTGAAAGACACAATGGGGAAGTTCCTACTACCAGGGACAAACTCATAGCACTGACAGGGGTCGGGCGTAAATGCACAGACATTATGATGCATTTTACCTTTGGTGAGCCAACTATAGCTGTGGACACGCATGTTCATAGAGTTGCTAATCGTCTAGGAATAGTAAAAACAACTTTGAGAGAAGATACAGCAGATACTATTAATAAAGTGACTCCATTAAAGTTTAAATACCATGCTCATGAGTGGTTTATTGGGCAAGGCATGAATATTTGTAAAGCACGCAAGCCAAATTGTCCAAAATGTGCTCTAACTGATTTTTGCGATTACTATCAAAGAGAAGTTCAACTCCAATAG
- a CDS encoding DUF429 domain-containing protein yields MYIGIDLSSGNNIANTSVTVLELTNNNMLKLVSITSGLNDADILDVIDKYKENCVIGIDSPLSTNGDNKCRESDKKLKDSLAEINKFIQNKQEKFKLSSVIPPMSRHMVYLTVRGITLSRSISIGYPEAKIVEVHPRAALFLHFYHSIAVDIQNYKEVNNKHAKLNVINCLSQTISGIEATGNYTDHDIDSIVAAYSAFCWDVGTYAFLFSKTDKFHPYEFSC; encoded by the coding sequence ATGTATATAGGGATTGATCTATCAAGTGGTAATAATATTGCCAACACCTCAGTAACTGTACTCGAGTTGACTAATAATAATATGTTGAAACTTGTGTCAATCACAAGTGGTCTTAATGATGCTGACATTTTAGATGTAATTGATAAATATAAAGAAAACTGTGTTATTGGAATTGATTCTCCTTTATCTACTAATGGAGATAACAAGTGCAGAGAATCCGATAAAAAATTAAAAGATTCACTAGCAGAAATTAACAAATTTATTCAGAATAAACAGGAAAAATTTAAATTAAGTTCTGTAATTCCACCAATGAGCAGACACATGGTGTACTTAACTGTTAGAGGGATAACACTCTCAAGAAGTATCAGCATAGGGTATCCAGAGGCTAAAATAGTAGAAGTTCATCCAAGAGCAGCTTTGTTCTTGCATTTTTATCACTCGATTGCTGTAGATATTCAGAATTATAAAGAAGTAAATAACAAGCATGCGAAATTAAATGTGATCAATTGCTTATCCCAAACAATTTCTGGAATAGAAGCTACAGGTAATTACACTGACCATGACATAGACTCCATAGTTGCTGCTTATTCTGCTTTCTGCTGGGACGTTGGGACTTATGCCTTTTTATTTAGTAAAACGGATAAGTTTCACCCATATGAATTTAGCTGTTAG
- a CDS encoding ATP-grasp domain-containing protein — translation MKKLLLVTDLYYPAKGRNYYEEDLYLTSQLREEFDLIICHPEDMESFEDVVDLIVFRNAGPVANFKEKYQAFRKRIVDKQLNTYNSFNGKADMNGKEYLLELTNVNFPVIPTIDSVENVKFLPEVEQFIVKPKDGADSIGMKKISKEELTNEIDNEQHSILVQPFIPFEYEVSFYFIDKNYQYALYAPDKDKRWELKEYTPSEQDLSFAQKFIDWNNIDCGIQRVDACRTPSGELLLVELEDLNPYLSLLELSPETRAEFIQNMKESLINALSLNHLG, via the coding sequence TTGAAGAAGTTGTTATTGGTAACAGACCTTTACTATCCAGCTAAAGGCAGAAACTATTATGAAGAAGACCTGTATCTCACTTCCCAACTTAGAGAAGAGTTTGACTTGATTATTTGTCATCCGGAGGATATGGAGAGCTTCGAGGATGTTGTCGATTTAATTGTCTTTCGAAATGCAGGTCCTGTTGCCAATTTTAAAGAAAAGTATCAAGCTTTTCGTAAGAGAATAGTAGATAAGCAACTAAATACTTACAATTCATTCAATGGCAAAGCAGATATGAATGGAAAAGAGTATTTGCTGGAATTAACAAATGTAAATTTCCCGGTTATACCCACGATAGATTCCGTTGAGAATGTTAAATTTCTACCTGAGGTAGAACAATTCATTGTCAAACCAAAAGATGGTGCTGATTCCATTGGCATGAAGAAAATTTCTAAAGAAGAACTAACTAATGAAATTGATAATGAACAGCATAGTATTCTGGTGCAACCGTTTATCCCTTTTGAGTACGAGGTATCCTTCTACTTCATTGACAAGAACTATCAATACGCATTGTATGCACCGGATAAAGATAAGCGTTGGGAATTGAAAGAATATACACCTAGTGAACAAGATTTATCTTTTGCTCAAAAGTTTATTGATTGGAATAACATTGACTGTGGTATTCAACGTGTGGATGCATGTCGCACACCATCAGGAGAACTACTATTAGTTGAACTGGAGGACTTGAATCCTTATCTGTCTCTGTTGGAACTTTCTCCTGAAACTCGCGCCGAGTTTATTCAGAACATGAAGGAATCTTTAATAAATGCCCTTAGTCTTAATCATTTGGGATAA
- a CDS encoding transposase has product MGEQRQRYNEEFKKQTVKFIQEQTKTLGDLAEELNIPKSTLHQWMSKYRELKHEPVASVDRVKQLEAELQEMRRLLQEKEHTLADTQEELAIVKKAVHIFSKPKS; this is encoded by the coding sequence ATGGGAGAACAGCGGCAACGATATAACGAAGAATTCAAGAAACAAACGGTCAAATTCATTCAAGAGCAGACGAAGACACTTGGAGATTTGGCAGAAGAACTCAACATTCCAAAAAGTACGTTGCACCAATGGATGAGTAAGTACCGCGAACTAAAACATGAGCCTGTTGCCAGCGTAGATCGAGTGAAACAACTGGAAGCAGAACTCCAAGAGATGCGCCGGTTGCTTCAAGAGAAAGAGCACACGCTCGCGGATACACAAGAAGAACTGGCGATTGTAAAAAAAGCAGTGCACATCTTCAGCAAACCAAAGAGCTAA
- a CDS encoding leucine-rich repeat domain-containing protein — protein sequence MEELNFTNKDIFERDFYVCKYCSKKLEEGLLLIDCVDKRADYDIDSWVTICTVCNEKKADKDLDEYLKDIIFTNTEYYNVFVENINIITNLSNEFIIDEKNKSTLNKMLYVNAITAMETYLSDVFIFLVLNDNSLLRKYIENDLDYKNEKVVISDIFEWVEKSKEKVSDKLLGITFHNLVNVKKMFKSVLNIEFSDISELIKVVKVRHDIVHRNGKNKEGNQIIISTKEISLLIKEVSVFIKFIDDQINIEYYRKKDLNENLLEKYLLLVINKSIEFNDDMYLNEYIKIKGYIETFYGSDFILKRKNKDLESIQNLIMLLENLNRDADYLKKIYLPLEELEVPIYLDINLLDVVKLKHLKKLSIQGSGMENEDDTIPKRKNLELLSTMTQLESLNIGRTDLYDISFLSRLTELKYLGIHANNIESLKKIKNLQKLEYLSVFQNNISNLSGLEELINLETLDIASNKIKDISTLSKLKKLNTLYLHNNEISDISPLFNLRNLKYLTISGNSVSEEDCERLKDKNPNLEYFGYDRRNVASNSI from the coding sequence ATGGAAGAATTGAATTTTACAAATAAAGATATATTCGAAAGAGATTTTTATGTTTGTAAATATTGCAGCAAGAAGTTGGAAGAGGGATTGTTGCTGATTGATTGTGTTGATAAGAGAGCAGATTATGATATTGATAGTTGGGTTACTATATGTACTGTTTGTAATGAAAAAAAAGCAGATAAAGATTTGGACGAGTATTTAAAGGATATTATTTTTACTAATACTGAATACTATAATGTTTTTGTTGAAAATATTAACATCATAACTAATCTTTCAAACGAATTCATTATTGATGAAAAAAACAAATCAACCTTGAATAAGATGCTATACGTTAATGCGATCACAGCTATGGAAACATATCTTTCTGATGTTTTTATTTTCCTTGTTTTAAATGATAATAGCTTATTGAGAAAATACATTGAAAATGATTTAGATTACAAAAATGAAAAAGTTGTGATTTCTGATATTTTTGAATGGGTTGAAAAATCAAAAGAAAAAGTTAGTGACAAATTATTAGGTATTACTTTTCACAACTTAGTTAATGTCAAAAAGATGTTTAAATCAGTGCTTAATATTGAATTCTCAGACATATCAGAATTGATCAAGGTTGTAAAGGTAAGACATGATATAGTGCATAGGAATGGGAAAAATAAAGAAGGTAATCAGATTATTATTTCCACTAAAGAAATTAGTCTACTCATCAAAGAGGTGTCTGTATTCATAAAGTTTATAGATGACCAAATAAATATAGAGTATTACAGAAAGAAAGATTTAAATGAAAATTTATTAGAAAAATATCTTTTATTGGTAATTAATAAATCAATAGAATTTAATGATGATATGTATTTAAATGAGTATATTAAAATCAAAGGTTATATTGAGACTTTTTACGGAAGTGATTTTATTTTAAAGAGAAAAAATAAAGATTTGGAATCGATTCAAAACCTCATTATGCTTCTTGAAAACTTGAATAGAGATGCTGATTATTTGAAAAAAATATATTTGCCTTTAGAAGAATTAGAGGTTCCAATATATTTGGATATAAATTTACTGGACGTTGTTAAATTGAAGCATTTAAAAAAATTATCTATTCAAGGTTCAGGGATGGAAAATGAGGACGATACTATTCCAAAAAGAAAAAATTTAGAATTACTATCCACCATGACTCAATTAGAATCTTTAAATATTGGCAGAACCGATCTGTATGATATATCCTTTTTATCAAGATTAACAGAGCTTAAATATCTTGGAATTCATGCGAACAATATAGAATCATTAAAAAAAATTAAAAACTTACAGAAGCTCGAATATCTTTCTGTTTTCCAAAATAATATTTCTAATTTAAGCGGTTTAGAAGAATTGATAAATTTAGAAACATTAGATATTGCTTCTAACAAAATTAAAGATATTAGCACTTTGTCTAAACTGAAAAAGTTAAATACTTTGTATCTTCATAATAATGAAATTAGTGATATATCACCCCTCTTTAATCTGCGAAACCTGAAGTATTTAACTATAAGCGGAAACAGTGTGAGTGAAGAAGACTGTGAGAGATTGAAGGATAAAAATCCTAATTTAGAATATTTTGGGTATGACAGACGGAACGTCGCGTCTAATTCTATATAG
- a CDS encoding ATP-dependent helicase, protein MDKVRVISSDERISELTNHFKVIAGPGAGKTHWLVMHILNVLQNVRNLTSTSKIACITYTTVAGEEIQKRLGTNQNKVEVSTIHSFLYANIVKPYIYLMKDDNGNTLVNIEELDGHDDNIATKGKIYVWQQEAKNGSYLTDKIKIKKCLENLDWKLEDGEIKLKPRKFYLSKIGRYSIRLEEMLLYKKQFWKEGVIHHEDVLYFAYKILEEYPVLLEHLSSKYPYIFIDEFQDTNPIQTEIIKKLSNAGSVIGVIGDSAQSIYEFQGASRQEFISFTLPNQTTYSIENNRRCGSKIVDFLNCIRSGDELEQKPTRDDSEIDVYFYECSETTDISVTSFHELRSRFGLDGDYCILTRNNDTVKRLRNAELEDIWSIFNEVDANRERFIKKIFTAYKSVKDNRQEAGVKELIKVFRTDKDGVLKEPFQDSQHISSIMKRSLAVDLLEFMAGRMDEFYNGSLYDFYESLFQTLKTKNYGIKKITRGKIKEFSDTTSIKKLLDNLILPEEKSSDIRTIHKAKGMEFQSVLLYLSDIDEVNQLTNPDIDSNEDDTRILYVALSRAKDFLYIACPPLNKEAKKKLTTMNIKQFVPDSTGLVRA, encoded by the coding sequence ATGGATAAGGTCAGGGTTATCTCTTCCGATGAAAGGATTTCAGAGTTAACGAATCATTTCAAAGTTATCGCTGGTCCTGGTGCGGGAAAAACACATTGGCTTGTTATGCACATTCTGAACGTTCTTCAAAATGTGAGGAATCTTACGTCCACATCAAAAATTGCATGCATTACATATACAACTGTAGCAGGAGAAGAGATCCAAAAGCGTTTGGGAACCAATCAGAATAAAGTTGAAGTATCAACAATCCATAGTTTTCTTTATGCGAATATTGTTAAGCCGTATATTTATCTAATGAAAGATGACAACGGAAATACGTTGGTTAATATTGAAGAGTTGGATGGTCATGACGATAACATAGCTACAAAAGGTAAGATATACGTTTGGCAACAAGAAGCGAAGAATGGAAGCTATTTGACTGATAAAATAAAGATCAAGAAATGCTTAGAAAACTTGGATTGGAAGCTTGAAGATGGTGAAATTAAATTGAAACCAAGAAAATTCTATCTAAGCAAGATCGGAAGGTATAGCATACGGTTAGAAGAAATGCTCTTATATAAGAAGCAGTTTTGGAAAGAGGGCGTAATTCATCACGAGGATGTGCTTTATTTCGCTTATAAAATTCTTGAGGAATATCCCGTTCTACTTGAACATTTAAGTTCTAAATATCCGTATATATTTATAGATGAATTTCAGGACACAAATCCGATCCAGACAGAAATTATAAAGAAGCTAAGCAATGCTGGTTCTGTAATTGGTGTAATCGGAGATTCAGCTCAATCTATTTATGAATTTCAGGGAGCTTCGCGTCAGGAATTTATTTCATTTACTCTTCCAAATCAAACTACGTATTCAATAGAGAATAATAGGAGATGCGGTAGTAAAATTGTAGACTTTCTGAATTGCATTAGAAGTGGCGACGAGCTGGAGCAAAAGCCTACAAGGGATGATAGTGAGATCGATGTTTATTTTTATGAATGTAGTGAAACGACAGACATAAGCGTAACAAGCTTTCATGAATTGAGGAGTAGGTTTGGGCTTGACGGAGATTATTGTATATTGACTCGTAATAATGACACGGTAAAGCGACTTCGAAATGCTGAGCTTGAGGACATTTGGTCGATTTTTAATGAAGTCGATGCTAATAGGGAAAGGTTTATTAAAAAGATATTTACTGCGTATAAATCGGTTAAAGATAACCGACAAGAGGCAGGAGTAAAGGAACTCATAAAAGTATTTAGAACTGATAAAGATGGGGTTTTAAAGGAACCTTTTCAGGATAGTCAACATATTAGCTCTATAATGAAACGAAGTTTGGCAGTGGATCTGCTTGAATTTATGGCTGGCAGGATGGATGAGTTTTATAATGGCTCTTTATATGATTTTTATGAAAGTTTATTCCAAACGTTAAAGACTAAGAACTATGGAATTAAGAAGATTACAAGGGGGAAAATTAAAGAGTTTTCCGATACAACATCCATAAAAAAACTTTTAGATAATCTTATCTTGCCAGAAGAAAAATCATCAGATATACGAACTATTCATAAGGCAAAAGGGATGGAATTTCAATCTGTACTACTATATCTTTCAGATATTGATGAAGTTAATCAACTTACTAATCCTGATATTGATTCTAACGAAGATGATACTCGTATTCTATATGTTGCATTAAGTAGAGCGAAGGATTTCTTGTATATAGCTTGTCCACCATTAAATAAAGAAGCTAAAAAAAAATTGACAACTATGAACATCAAACAATTTGTTCCTGACTCTACTGGTCTGGTTAGAGCGTAG
- a CDS encoding AAA family ATPase, whose protein sequence is MYISKLTIQNFRCFQDFTVEFNEGLNVLIGGNNAGKTTVIRALEFLFKRGSAKAPTIDDFNKGLDVSTPPEITITATLRSSNTDTMDDKAIVASWLTKLETPWEAELTFKYFLPEQDQKKYIGESANLSTPKERWFLLERNLKRYVARIYAGNIVNKNRAEPEYLDKIHCETLDALRDVESNMFTGKNTLLKQLLTHFKDKAMHAVDHSEKTDGQNVTVGNDKFGQLSRSLVDDIVGRVNQKEFLEFAEKTGASVGGVPALDGNLQEGDVLSALRLIIRDQTGIEIPIINNGMGYNNLIYISLILSKFKMITSPEYGENAKTFPILLIEEPEAHLHPALQYNFLKFLKDEMDHQSFSRQIFITTHSTQITSAVGLKPIICLEKEGGKPVFAKYPSKVFSESNEDQESRKYVERFLDATKSAMLFAKSVVLVEGMAELILLPILAQKVNCDLDKHHVALVRVDALTFKHFIKLYGAGVKSENIEYALEKRVSCVIDSDPSKIVKERQDGERRSWKKCWPFDLDSSPDIFDYKPISGAVRNLNEQTTASPNVKVFYKSEKGKTFEYDLAWDNSENELLFTDDVEIVEVKELSVCTWVEKEKERAKFASSFLIHAQGVKGELAFELASRIQDNRSTVINVPAHIKGAFEWVCYRNELEERNG, encoded by the coding sequence TTGTATATTTCTAAGCTAACTATCCAAAACTTTAGGTGTTTTCAAGACTTTACTGTTGAATTTAACGAAGGATTAAATGTATTAATCGGCGGTAATAATGCAGGGAAAACTACAGTAATCAGAGCATTGGAGTTTCTTTTTAAAAGAGGAAGCGCCAAAGCACCTACCATAGACGATTTTAATAAAGGCCTTGATGTATCAACCCCACCAGAAATAACAATTACCGCAACGCTTAGATCCTCCAATACAGATACTATGGATGATAAGGCTATAGTTGCAAGCTGGCTTACGAAATTGGAAACACCGTGGGAGGCAGAGCTAACCTTTAAATATTTCCTTCCAGAGCAGGATCAAAAAAAATATATTGGGGAAAGTGCTAATTTATCTACACCAAAAGAACGTTGGTTCTTGTTAGAAAGAAATCTAAAACGATACGTTGCAAGAATCTATGCTGGCAATATTGTTAATAAAAATCGTGCTGAGCCTGAATATTTGGATAAAATTCATTGTGAGACATTAGATGCGCTTCGTGATGTTGAGAGCAACATGTTTACAGGCAAAAACACCCTGCTGAAACAACTGCTCACTCATTTTAAAGATAAAGCAATGCATGCTGTGGATCATAGTGAAAAGACTGATGGTCAAAATGTGACTGTTGGTAATGATAAATTTGGTCAGCTCTCTCGTTCATTAGTTGATGATATTGTTGGACGGGTAAATCAGAAAGAATTTTTAGAATTCGCAGAAAAAACGGGTGCATCTGTTGGCGGCGTACCTGCTTTAGATGGGAATCTACAGGAAGGAGATGTATTGTCAGCCTTACGGCTTATCATTAGAGATCAGACTGGAATCGAGATCCCGATCATTAATAATGGAATGGGTTATAACAATCTCATTTATATTTCATTGATATTATCGAAATTCAAAATGATAACTTCCCCCGAATACGGCGAAAATGCAAAGACATTTCCTATTCTACTAATTGAGGAACCAGAAGCACATCTTCATCCAGCTCTTCAGTACAATTTTTTGAAATTTTTGAAGGATGAGATGGATCATCAAAGTTTCAGTAGGCAAATTTTTATAACAACACATTCCACGCAGATTACTTCTGCTGTTGGGTTGAAACCGATCATTTGCCTGGAAAAAGAAGGTGGGAAGCCTGTATTTGCAAAGTATCCCAGTAAAGTTTTCTCGGAAAGTAATGAAGATCAGGAATCAAGGAAATATGTAGAAAGATTTTTGGATGCAACTAAATCAGCCATGTTGTTTGCGAAGTCAGTCGTATTGGTTGAAGGGATGGCTGAATTAATTTTACTACCGATTTTAGCTCAAAAGGTGAATTGTGATCTGGACAAGCATCATGTAGCTCTTGTTCGGGTTGATGCACTAACATTTAAACATTTTATTAAACTATATGGTGCAGGGGTTAAATCAGAAAACATAGAGTATGCTTTGGAAAAGAGAGTAAGCTGTGTTATAGACTCTGACCCATCAAAAATCGTTAAGGAAAGGCAAGATGGAGAACGAAGAAGTTGGAAGAAATGTTGGCCTTTTGATTTAGACAGTAGTCCTGATATTTTTGACTATAAGCCGATATCAGGTGCAGTAAGAAATCTTAACGAACAGACAACAGCAAGTCCAAACGTTAAGGTATTCTATAAATCAGAAAAAGGGAAAACATTTGAATATGATTTAGCATGGGATAATTCTGAAAATGAGCTTTTATTTACAGATGATGTTGAGATCGTAGAGGTAAAAGAATTGAGCGTGTGTACCTGGGTTGAGAAGGAAAAGGAGCGTGCAAAGTTTGCCTCAAGCTTTTTGATTCATGCTCAAGGCGTAAAGGGTGAGCTGGCATTCGAATTAGCAAGCAGGATACAAGACAATAGGTCTACTGTTATTAATGTGCCCGCGCATATTAAAGGAGCGTTTGAGTGGGTGTGCTATAGAAACGAATTGGAGGAACGTAATGGATAA
- a CDS encoding TnsD family Tn7-like transposition protein → MILQFPIPYEDELLHSLLARVGIRSGNISQRAILMDIFGTDRFTACLELQPGISNIVSNLPVRSTISTNQLILHNSMYLFYTAFRDEEQAHAIYVSMLDEHGRDLHNAIGLMSSAIKPHTHFQYCVLCNQLDMERHGEYYWRRIHQIPGVRICIKHGIWLSESSVLMRERTKYAFIAPTQDNCSDHSVQEIADKELLSQYSCIVNNIEKLLNFKYPHRPMEWFHKHYINQLMRKGYASNKGRTDYKRLRAEFVDFYGVELLEILQSSANGESSWLKLIFQKHRKGFHPIRHLLVMQFLGLTLEEVFNSDPSEIDGHESKTSLPKRKIMKKTMTEEYRRQAKRERREVWLQMRNDYPHHGRLELRKLNPKVYAWLYLYDREFLMDHMPEKLPPKAGTTRHDWEKRDLEILEKVAEIAEQLMSEGGKPRRITLERIQEIIGSKCLMPKHLKKMPRTRTFLEQVVEDAEAFQKRRVLWAIGELKSNDESLTLNRVKVKAGVSRVPEEYLHDLNKISAI, encoded by the coding sequence ATGATACTCCAATTTCCGATTCCTTATGAGGACGAATTATTGCATAGTTTGCTTGCCAGAGTTGGAATTCGAAGTGGCAACATAAGTCAAAGGGCTATCTTGATGGACATATTCGGAACAGACAGGTTTACAGCATGTTTGGAATTGCAACCAGGCATCAGCAATATAGTATCAAATTTACCTGTTAGATCAACAATATCAACCAATCAACTTATTCTCCACAACTCAATGTACCTCTTTTATACGGCTTTTCGAGATGAAGAGCAGGCGCACGCCATATATGTGAGTATGCTTGATGAACATGGGAGGGATCTGCATAATGCCATTGGTTTGATGTCGTCAGCTATAAAGCCACATACTCATTTCCAATACTGTGTATTGTGCAATCAATTAGATATGGAGAGACATGGTGAATACTATTGGAGGCGAATTCATCAAATTCCAGGCGTTCGAATTTGCATCAAACATGGCATATGGCTTTCTGAAAGCTCGGTTTTGATGAGAGAAAGAACGAAGTATGCATTCATAGCTCCAACACAGGATAATTGCTCTGATCATTCTGTTCAAGAAATTGCTGACAAAGAACTATTGAGTCAATACAGTTGCATCGTGAACAACATTGAGAAGTTGCTCAATTTCAAATATCCTCATCGTCCAATGGAGTGGTTTCATAAACACTATATAAATCAGTTAATGCGGAAAGGCTATGCCTCTAATAAGGGAAGAACTGATTATAAGCGGTTAAGAGCAGAATTTGTTGATTTTTATGGAGTTGAACTGCTGGAAATTCTCCAATCATCAGCAAATGGTGAGAGTAGTTGGTTAAAGCTAATTTTCCAAAAACATCGAAAAGGATTCCATCCTATTCGTCATCTACTGGTTATGCAATTTTTGGGACTGACACTGGAGGAAGTTTTTAATAGCGATCCATCTGAAATAGATGGTCATGAGAGTAAAACATCTCTGCCAAAGAGAAAAATTATGAAGAAAACAATGACTGAAGAATACAGAAGGCAAGCTAAAAGGGAGAGACGAGAAGTATGGTTGCAAATGCGAAATGATTATCCTCATCATGGTAGATTGGAGTTGAGGAAGCTTAATCCCAAGGTGTATGCGTGGCTCTACCTGTATGACCGAGAATTTCTTATGGATCACATGCCCGAAAAGTTGCCACCGAAGGCTGGTACAACACGTCATGATTGGGAAAAGAGAGATTTAGAAATTCTTGAAAAAGTTGCTGAGATTGCAGAACAGTTGATGAGTGAAGGAGGGAAGCCACGCCGCATCACTTTGGAAAGAATACAGGAGATCATAGGTAGCAAATGTTTAATGCCTAAGCATTTAAAGAAGATGCCACGTACTCGAACCTTTCTTGAGCAGGTGGTAGAAGATGCTGAAGCGTTTCAAAAACGTAGAGTATTGTGGGCAATCGGGGAATTGAAGTCGAACGATGAATCGCTAACTTTAAATAGGGTTAAAGTGAAGGCTGGAGTAAGTAGAGTTCCAGAGGAATATTTACATGATCTTAATAAGATCTCCGCAATATAA